One Lutra lutra chromosome 18, mLutLut1.2, whole genome shotgun sequence genomic window carries:
- the TUFM gene encoding elongation factor Tu, mitochondrial, protein MAATTLLRATPLLSGLGTGPTPLLQGLLRPLRAPVLPSLCRGLAVEAKKTYVRDKPHVNVGTIGHVDHGKTTLTAAITKILAEGGGAKFKKYEEIDNAPEERARGITINAAHVEYSTAARHYAHTDCPGHADYVKNMITGTAPLDGCILVVAANDGPMPQTREHLLLAKQIGVEHVVVYVNKADAVQDSEMVELVELEIRELLTEFGYKGEETPVIVGSALCALEQRDPELGVKSVQKLLDAVDTYIPVPTRDLEKPFLLPVESIYSIPGRGTVVTGTLERGILKKGDECEFLGHSKNIRSVVTGIEMFHKSLERAEAGDNLGALVRGLKREDLRRGLVMAKPGSIQPHQKVEAQVYILSKEEGGRHKPFVSHFMPVMFSLTWDMACRVILPPGKELAMPGEDLKVSLILRQPMILEKGQRFTLRDGNRTIGTGLVTETPAMTEEDKNLKWS, encoded by the exons ATGGCGGCCACCACCCTGCTGCGCGCGACGCCCCTCTTGAGCG GTCTCGGGACCGGCCCGACCCCACTGCTGCAGGGCCTCTTGCGGCCGCTGAGGGCCCCGGTGCTGCCCAGCTTGTGCCGTGGGCTGGCCGTGGAGGCCAAGAAGACCTATGTGCGCGACAAGCCGCACGTGAACGTGGGCACCATCGGCCATGTGGACCACGGCAAGACCACACTGACCGCGGCCATCACGAAGA TTTTAGCAGAGGGAGGTGGAGccaaatttaagaaatatgaagAGATTGACAACGCCCCTGAAGAGCGAGCCCGTGGAATCACGATTAATGCAGCTCACGTGGAGTATAGCACTGCAGCCCGCCACTATGCCCACACAGACTGCCCAGGTCATGCAGATTACGTTAAG AATATGATCACAGGCACTGCCCCCCTCGATGGCTGCATCCTGGTGGTGGCGGCCAATGATGGCCCTATGCCCCAGACCCGAGAGCATCTATTACTGGCCAAACAG ATTGGAGTAGAGCATGTTGTGGTGTACGTGAACAAGGCAGATGCtgtccaggactctgagatggtGGAGCTGGTTGAGCTGGAGATCCGGGAACTGCTCACTGAGTTTGGCTACAAAGGGGAGGAGACCCCGGTCATCGTAGGCTCTGCCCTCTGTGCCCTTGAG CAACGTGACCCTGAGCTAGGCGTGAAGTCTGTGCAGAAGCTGCTGGACGCCGTGGACACTTATATCCCAGTACCCACCCGAGACCTGGAGAAGCCTTTCCTGCTGCCTGTAGAGTCCATTTACTCAATTCCTG GCCGGGGCACGGTGGTGACAGGTACACTAGAGCGTGGCATTTTGAAGAAGGGAGATGAGTGTGAGTTCCTGGGACATAGCAAGAACATTCGGTCTGTGGTGACAG GCATTGAGATGTTCCACAAGAGTCTGGAGAGGGCAGAGGCGGGTGACAACCTTGGAGCCCTGGTCCGAGGCTTGAAGCGAGAGGACCTAAGGCGTGGCCTGGTCATGGCCAAGCCCGGGTCCATCCAGCCCCACCAGAAGGTGGAGGCACAG GTTTATATCCTCAGCAAGGAGGAGGGTGGCCGCCACAAGCCTTTTGTGTCCCACTTCATGCCTGTCATGTTCTCCCTGACTTGGGACATGGCCTGTCGTGTCATCTTGCCACCAGGGAAG GAGCTTGCCATGCCCGGGGAGGACCTGAAGGTCAGCCTTATCTTGCGGCAGCCCATGATCTTAGAAAAAGGCCAGCGTTTCACCCTGCGAGATGGCAACCGGACCATTGGCACTGGCCTTGTCACTGAGACGCCGGCTATGACCGAGGAAGACAAGAACCTGAAGTGGAGTTGA